One segment of Bradyrhizobium sp. WD16 DNA contains the following:
- the wecB gene encoding non-hydrolyzing UDP-N-acetylglucosamine 2-epimerase: MSTTRNQQALGRSEDGRLLCVCIIGTRPEVIKMAPIIQRLNESHWAKPYVIAVGQHTHLLDLAIKDFEIGIDEHIEIARPRSSLAELLARVIDGLDTRLEPINPACMIAQGDTTTVLAAGLVAFHRRIFFVHVEAGLRTGNMDAPFPEEFNRRAVTLATSLHCAPTAGAMAALIAEGVPAADCLVTGNTVIDALLETAERKPALPRNFPTTARTILLTAHRRENFGPPLERVFSTLRAEVDRYPDIGIFFPIHPNPDTRRTAQRFLGEHPRIVLSKPLGYSSLVAAMQASWLIVTDSGGLQEEAPALGKPVLVIRETTERPEALGTETVRLVGTDPDRIMQAICELHDDVQAYQRVARPVFPYGNGRAAEYIVGALRRRLVPEDKSATEHDRIGSAGSGPSKQQPNEPHKHTSTVKPRRSTLKFDACAAIAALLFPVCAFAQTVTFESTLQDRGFRDGIVLQGRATSSVFVALPREAEVTNARLIIDGQSTTPTLQRGSFSVDVNGQPVDGVSLNGKSGLVPLQRSIVLGNDRLRGFDGLNIRFEADLRASADPCTDDVDPANSVTISPQTRIAFDVDIGQVRSIADAVALLPRHPLVQLPEQPSVSAEMATAGLQLGVLLTSRGQEPRFASARGDDTVVIRLDASRSPGSPSIQIERKNNKLDIVVDPNSDFTALGLLLQAAPAALVGQQAVVSRTPAPSQSRGDNFQAFSSLPPAQRVQRYGEWLLNFPLVASNGRLPDSAFLKLFIAPDWSGERPIATIYLNDQIVAAERPDIGESSISVSLPASLLRFTNALRVTLERARSDHYCAATDRGQPVQILPGSGLILGDGDGIGFNRIARAFSGGGQVALPQDAANSSSVGSYLQLASKLLAPFNPYARGLSVVLGTPSPSRAGGMLRFEAVGPGGVILPIADQIEGRNLRYEVNSPLAALSAESDGRTLLVQLTDVGNLPQPRSLYLGSGSNALIANSGVVWQNSAAAGGPSAVNMVRKFGERIFSTSGLAIGLIAVSLAGLLFGSRAIVKTIFKRQRGKADR, from the coding sequence ATGAGTACAACGCGCAATCAGCAGGCTTTGGGGCGTTCAGAGGATGGCCGTCTCTTGTGCGTTTGCATCATTGGCACTCGTCCCGAGGTGATCAAAATGGCGCCCATCATCCAGCGCCTGAATGAGAGCCACTGGGCGAAGCCTTACGTCATCGCCGTCGGCCAACATACCCACCTGCTCGATCTCGCAATCAAGGACTTTGAGATCGGGATCGACGAGCATATCGAGATCGCGCGCCCGCGGTCATCCCTTGCGGAACTGCTGGCCCGCGTGATCGACGGTCTCGACACGAGACTAGAGCCCATCAATCCGGCCTGCATGATCGCGCAGGGCGATACGACGACGGTTCTGGCTGCGGGACTCGTTGCCTTCCATCGCCGTATTTTCTTCGTGCACGTCGAAGCCGGCTTACGCACGGGCAACATGGATGCGCCGTTCCCGGAAGAATTCAACCGCCGCGCTGTAACTCTGGCAACGTCGCTGCACTGCGCACCGACCGCAGGAGCGATGGCCGCGCTGATCGCCGAAGGCGTTCCAGCCGCTGACTGCCTTGTGACAGGGAACACCGTGATCGACGCTCTGCTGGAGACAGCAGAACGAAAGCCGGCGCTCCCGAGAAACTTCCCAACCACCGCCAGGACCATTCTGTTGACCGCGCATCGTCGTGAAAATTTCGGCCCGCCTCTGGAACGAGTATTTTCGACCCTGCGTGCCGAGGTCGATCGCTATCCGGACATCGGGATATTCTTTCCCATTCATCCGAACCCCGACACAAGACGCACGGCTCAACGGTTCCTGGGCGAGCATCCGCGTATCGTCTTGAGCAAACCTTTGGGCTATTCGTCGCTAGTCGCGGCGATGCAGGCGAGCTGGCTGATCGTCACCGACAGCGGTGGATTGCAAGAGGAGGCGCCTGCTTTGGGCAAGCCTGTCCTGGTTATAAGAGAGACCACCGAACGACCAGAGGCGCTGGGAACCGAGACGGTCAGGCTTGTCGGAACCGATCCTGACCGCATCATGCAGGCGATCTGTGAACTGCACGATGACGTGCAGGCGTATCAGCGCGTAGCACGACCTGTCTTTCCCTATGGGAACGGCCGCGCCGCCGAATATATTGTCGGTGCGCTGCGCCGGCGACTGGTGCCGGAAGACAAATCTGCGACCGAACATGATCGAATCGGTTCAGCAGGAAGCGGTCCGTCAAAACAACAACCGAACGAGCCTCATAAACATACCTCCACCGTCAAACCACGGCGGTCGACCCTGAAATTCGATGCCTGCGCGGCGATTGCGGCACTGCTGTTTCCAGTGTGCGCATTCGCGCAAACTGTAACGTTCGAATCGACGCTACAAGATCGCGGTTTCAGGGACGGCATCGTGCTGCAGGGACGCGCGACATCGAGCGTCTTCGTTGCGCTGCCTCGAGAGGCAGAGGTGACCAATGCCCGCCTCATCATCGATGGGCAATCCACGACTCCAACCCTGCAACGCGGCAGCTTCTCGGTTGATGTCAACGGTCAGCCTGTCGATGGCGTGAGTCTGAACGGCAAAAGTGGTCTGGTTCCCCTGCAGCGCTCGATTGTGCTTGGCAATGACAGGTTGCGCGGCTTCGATGGCCTCAATATTCGCTTTGAAGCCGATCTGCGAGCAAGCGCCGATCCTTGCACCGATGACGTCGATCCGGCCAATTCCGTTACTATTTCGCCCCAAACCCGGATTGCATTCGACGTCGATATTGGTCAAGTGCGGTCCATCGCAGACGCAGTCGCGCTACTGCCGCGGCATCCGCTTGTGCAATTACCCGAACAGCCGTCGGTGTCGGCCGAGATGGCCACGGCCGGGCTTCAGCTTGGGGTCCTTTTGACGTCGCGCGGACAGGAGCCGCGCTTCGCCTCGGCCCGTGGCGACGATACAGTGGTCATCCGTCTCGATGCGAGCCGCTCGCCCGGCTCCCCTTCCATCCAGATCGAACGCAAAAATAACAAACTCGACATCGTGGTCGATCCAAATAGCGACTTCACGGCGCTCGGGCTTCTGCTGCAGGCGGCACCGGCCGCCTTGGTGGGGCAACAAGCTGTGGTCTCGCGCACTCCGGCGCCATCACAATCAAGAGGTGACAATTTTCAGGCATTTTCGTCGCTGCCGCCCGCGCAGCGTGTCCAGCGGTATGGCGAATGGCTTCTCAATTTTCCCCTTGTCGCAAGCAACGGCCGTCTGCCGGACTCCGCTTTCCTCAAACTGTTCATTGCACCTGACTGGTCGGGCGAACGCCCCATTGCCACGATCTATCTCAATGACCAGATCGTCGCCGCCGAGCGACCCGATATCGGCGAAAGCAGCATATCGGTGTCGTTGCCGGCATCGCTGTTACGCTTCACGAACGCTCTTCGTGTGACGCTGGAGCGCGCACGCAGCGATCACTATTGTGCCGCGACGGACCGAGGACAGCCGGTGCAGATCCTCCCCGGGTCCGGCTTGATCCTTGGCGATGGCGACGGCATCGGCTTTAACCGTATTGCCCGTGCATTCAGCGGCGGCGGGCAGGTGGCACTGCCGCAAGACGCTGCCAATTCATCAAGCGTCGGATCATATTTGCAATTGGCCTCGAAGCTCCTGGCGCCGTTCAATCCTTATGCCAGAGGGCTTTCCGTTGTCTTAGGGACACCATCTCCGTCCCGCGCTGGCGGGATGCTTCGCTTTGAAGCCGTCGGTCCTGGTGGCGTCATCCTGCCGATCGCGGACCAAATCGAGGGACGGAATCTTCGCTATGAGGTCAACTCACCTCTGGCAGCCTTGTCCGCCGAGAGCGATGGACGGACCCTGCTCGTTCAACTGACTGACGTCGGAAATCTGCCGCAACCCAGATCACTCTATCTCGGCAGCGGCTCGAACGCGCTTATCGCCAATAGTGGAGTAGTCTGGCAGAATAGCGCCGCGGCCGGCGGTCCTTCTGCCGTCAACATGGTCCGGAAATTTGGCGAGCGCATATTCAGCACGAGCGGCCTCGCGATCGGACTCATCGCCGTCAGTCTGGCTGGCCTGCTGTTCGGCAGCCGCGCCATCGTCAAGACCATCTTCAAACGGCAGCGCGGCAAGGCGGACCGATGA
- the meaB gene encoding methylmalonyl Co-A mutase-associated GTPase MeaB, protein MIAKPQPPDLPSLAARLRAGDRAALARAITLVESRRADHQAQARELVQILLPSTGDAVRVGITGSPGVGKSTTIDALGMALIAGGHQVAVLAVDPSSTRTGGSILGDKTRMARLSAEHDAYIRPSPSAGTLGGVAAKTREAMLMCEAAGFDVVLVETVGIGQSETAVYDMTDFFLALMLPGAGDELQGIKKGLVELADMIAVNKADGDNLARAKAAAAEYRAALHILAPRSVHWSPPVMTYSALTGDGIIELWQKILAHRDAMTASGEFAARRREQQVKWMWAILEDQLKAGLRSDASIRAQVRQIEVAVAEGRTTPSMAAADLMRLLQASWHP, encoded by the coding sequence ATGATCGCCAAACCGCAGCCCCCCGACCTCCCCTCCCTCGCCGCCCGCCTCCGCGCCGGCGACCGGGCTGCATTGGCGCGGGCGATCACGCTGGTCGAAAGCCGGCGGGCCGATCATCAAGCCCAGGCTCGCGAGCTGGTGCAGATCCTGCTGCCCTCGACCGGCGATGCGGTCCGTGTCGGGATCACCGGCTCGCCCGGGGTGGGCAAGTCCACCACGATCGACGCGCTCGGCATGGCGCTGATCGCCGGGGGCCACCAGGTCGCGGTGCTTGCCGTCGACCCCTCCTCGACGCGAACCGGCGGCTCGATCCTCGGCGACAAGACCCGCATGGCTCGCCTGTCTGCGGAACACGATGCCTATATCCGCCCCTCTCCTTCCGCCGGCACGCTGGGCGGCGTCGCCGCGAAAACCAGGGAGGCGATGCTGATGTGCGAGGCAGCGGGCTTCGACGTGGTGCTGGTGGAAACCGTCGGGATCGGCCAGTCGGAAACGGCCGTCTACGACATGACCGACTTCTTCCTCGCTTTGATGCTGCCGGGCGCCGGCGACGAGTTGCAGGGCATCAAGAAGGGCCTGGTCGAACTTGCCGACATGATTGCCGTCAATAAGGCCGATGGTGACAACCTTGCGCGGGCGAAAGCCGCCGCGGCTGAATATCGCGCCGCGCTGCACATTCTCGCGCCGCGTTCGGTCCACTGGAGCCCGCCGGTGATGACCTACTCGGCGCTGACCGGCGACGGCATCATCGAGCTCTGGCAGAAGATCCTCGCGCACCGGGACGCCATGACGGCCTCCGGCGAATTCGCCGCCCGCCGCCGCGAGCAGCAGGTAAAATGGATGTGGGCTATCCTCGAAGACCAGCTCAAGGCCGGCCTGCGCAGCGACGCGTCCATCCGCGCCCAGGTCCGTCAGATCGAGGTGGCTGTAGCGGAGGGCCGCACGACTCCATCGATGGCCGCCGCAGACCTGATGCGTCTGCTGCAGGCGAGCTGGCATCCATGA
- a CDS encoding pyroglutamyl-peptidase I, which translates to MTARRLRLLLTGFGPFPGAPFNPTPALVTRLLLLRRPALAELDRIGHVFEVSYGAVDRELPTLLRAHAPDAMLMFGLAQRTPFIRIERRARNTVTALWPDAARRRGAHASLAPGGADALLFGGHTDQLLCASRQSGAWTEPSRDAGRYLCNYLSWRAIEATRVSDGPTLAAFVHVPLVARAPFSRRPSPVRRVDFEELVDAGEAMMLAMIRLTRQQLLASG; encoded by the coding sequence ATGACGGCGCGGCGCCTGCGGCTCCTCCTGACCGGCTTCGGCCCGTTCCCCGGCGCCCCGTTCAATCCGACGCCGGCGCTGGTAACGCGCCTCTTGCTGCTGCGCCGCCCCGCCTTGGCGGAGTTGGATCGTATCGGCCATGTCTTCGAGGTCAGCTACGGGGCCGTCGATCGCGAGCTGCCCACGCTGCTGCGCGCCCATGCTCCCGACGCGATGCTGATGTTCGGGCTCGCCCAGCGGACACCGTTCATCCGCATCGAGCGCCGCGCCCGCAACACCGTGACCGCGCTATGGCCGGATGCGGCCCGCCGGCGCGGCGCGCACGCATCGCTTGCCCCGGGCGGCGCCGACGCGCTCCTCTTCGGCGGTCATACCGATCAGCTGCTGTGCGCGTCCCGGCAGAGCGGCGCCTGGACCGAGCCGTCGCGCGATGCCGGCCGCTATCTGTGCAATTACCTCTCATGGCGGGCCATCGAGGCGACCCGCGTCTCCGATGGCCCAACGCTTGCCGCTTTCGTGCATGTGCCGCTGGTCGCGCGCGCGCCATTCTCGCGCCGCCCGTCCCCGGTACGGCGCGTCGATTTCGAGGAACTGGTGGATGCCGGCGAAGCCATGATGCTGGCCATGATCCGCCTCACCCGCCAGCAGCTGTTGGCCAGCGGTTAA
- a CDS encoding TIGR03808 family TAT-translocated repetitive protein has product MNPDRRRLLSVSAAALAGAALSRPAEAAPQQLGRDAAHYGLRPGSPDDQTRQLQRAIDDSAAAGVPLALPPGQYRTGALRLPNGAQVIGIRGKSRLQFTGGPSLFESQGADGLSLTGLILDGCAIPLPQRRGLVHCLQSHAVRVTDCEIVASGGSGIWLENVAGEIRGNSLRNIAVTAVVSFDALGLTVAANVIRNANDNGIEILRTAIGDDGTMVLDNRIDGIRAGPGGSGQYGNAINAFRAGNVIVRGNRISDCDYSAVRGNSASNIQITGNSISNVREVALYSEFSFEGAVIAGNTVEGAAVGVSVCNFNEGGRLAVVQGNIIRNLVPKRPIGTAPDDDAGVGIYVEADSAVSGNVVENAPSFGIVAGWGKYLRDVAINGNVIRNAPVGIGVSVIAGAGTASVTGNMISGAARGAIVGLDHARIVTTDLTRRESAGFAQINLGANTVR; this is encoded by the coding sequence ATGAATCCCGATCGCCGCCGCCTGTTGTCTGTCTCGGCCGCCGCCCTGGCCGGCGCAGCGCTGTCGCGTCCAGCCGAAGCGGCGCCGCAGCAACTCGGGCGCGACGCCGCCCATTACGGCCTGCGCCCCGGCTCACCCGACGACCAGACCCGCCAGTTGCAGCGGGCGATCGACGACAGCGCGGCTGCCGGCGTGCCGCTGGCATTGCCCCCCGGCCAATATCGCACCGGGGCGCTGAGGCTGCCCAACGGCGCCCAGGTCATCGGAATCCGCGGCAAGAGCCGCCTGCAATTCACCGGCGGCCCTTCGCTGTTCGAGAGCCAGGGCGCGGACGGCCTTTCGCTCACCGGCCTTATCCTTGACGGCTGCGCCATTCCGCTGCCGCAGCGTCGCGGCCTGGTGCATTGCCTGCAGAGCCACGCCGTGCGAGTCACCGACTGCGAGATCGTGGCGAGCGGCGGCAGCGGCATCTGGCTGGAGAATGTCGCTGGAGAAATCCGCGGCAACAGCCTGCGCAACATCGCCGTTACTGCGGTGGTTTCGTTCGATGCGCTGGGCCTCACCGTCGCCGCCAACGTCATTCGCAACGCCAACGACAACGGCATCGAGATCCTGCGCACCGCGATCGGCGATGACGGCACGATGGTGCTCGACAATCGCATCGACGGCATTCGCGCCGGCCCCGGCGGCTCCGGTCAATACGGCAACGCGATCAACGCCTTCCGCGCGGGCAACGTCATCGTCCGCGGCAACCGGATTAGCGACTGCGATTATTCCGCGGTGCGAGGCAATTCGGCGTCGAACATCCAGATCACGGGCAACAGCATCAGCAATGTCCGGGAAGTGGCGCTCTATTCTGAATTCAGCTTCGAGGGTGCGGTGATCGCCGGCAATACCGTGGAGGGTGCGGCGGTCGGCGTCTCGGTCTGCAATTTCAACGAAGGCGGCCGCCTCGCCGTGGTCCAGGGCAATATCATCCGCAATCTCGTGCCGAAGCGGCCGATCGGCACGGCGCCCGACGACGATGCCGGCGTCGGCATCTATGTGGAGGCCGACAGCGCCGTCAGCGGCAACGTCGTGGAGAATGCACCATCCTTCGGCATTGTCGCCGGCTGGGGCAAATATCTGCGCGATGTCGCCATCAACGGCAATGTCATTCGCAACGCTCCGGTCGGTATCGGCGTCTCCGTGATCGCCGGCGCAGGCACCGCATCGGTGACCGGCAACATGATTTCGGGGGCGGCACGCGGCGCCATCGTCGGCCTCGACCACGCCCGGATCGTCACCACCGATCTGACCCGGCGGGAATCAGCCGGCTTTGCGCAGATCAATCTCGGCGCCAACACCGTGCGCTGA
- a CDS encoding TIGR03809 family protein: MAQRTAIVFSRPFAVRGLALAEQRLAYLSELYDSGRWRRFHDEADFLSNIRETKAALESWRRLAAHPEAQCGVPPDPGPLQGDGGGLPERATNVRTGTLVPALGLEPSSAALLPAIGFSAHGVGAEIDLRKAG; encoded by the coding sequence ATGGCTCAGCGCACAGCGATCGTCTTCAGCCGTCCGTTTGCCGTTCGAGGTCTTGCTCTCGCCGAACAGCGGCTCGCTTATCTCAGTGAGCTTTATGACAGCGGGCGTTGGCGTCGCTTCCATGACGAGGCCGATTTCCTCTCCAACATCCGCGAGACGAAGGCGGCGCTGGAGAGTTGGCGTCGTCTCGCTGCGCATCCTGAAGCGCAGTGTGGTGTACCGCCTGATCCCGGTCCATTGCAGGGCGATGGAGGGGGGCTGCCGGAAAGGGCTACGAACGTTAGAACCGGGACACTCGTGCCTGCGCTTGGTCTTGAGCCATCCTCGGCAGCGCTGCTGCCGGCCATCGGCTTCTCAGCGCACGGTGTTGGCGCCGAGATTGATCTGCGCAAAGCCGGCTGA
- a CDS encoding NrsF family protein has product METERLIRVLAADNDWRGQPVAAWLVVGLIIAAAVSSTIFVTLLHLRPGFTSALRNPFFDFKFAVTLALAVPAFGLLPMLARPAAPVGRRLWLLGLPVGLLALGIIADLAVPQRVGWTARLVGTNARTCLTAIPVMSLPLLAAGLIALRHGATTRPMLAGSVAGLMSAGFAATLYAAHCTDDSPLFVACWYTLATALVAGLGAWLGSRLLRF; this is encoded by the coding sequence ATGGAAACCGAGCGCCTGATCCGCGTTCTCGCTGCCGATAACGACTGGCGCGGCCAGCCGGTGGCCGCGTGGCTGGTCGTCGGCCTGATCATTGCCGCCGCGGTGTCCTCGACCATATTCGTGACGCTGTTGCATCTGCGGCCTGGTTTTACCTCGGCGCTACGCAATCCGTTCTTCGACTTCAAATTCGCCGTCACCCTCGCGCTGGCGGTACCCGCCTTCGGCCTGCTGCCGATGCTGGCCCGGCCGGCGGCGCCGGTCGGGCGGCGGCTGTGGTTGCTCGGCCTGCCGGTGGGCCTGCTGGCGCTCGGCATCATTGCCGACCTCGCAGTGCCCCAGCGGGTCGGCTGGACGGCGCGCCTCGTCGGCACCAACGCCCGGACCTGCCTCACCGCGATCCCGGTGATGTCACTGCCACTGCTCGCGGCAGGTCTGATCGCCCTGCGCCACGGCGCAACGACCCGTCCCATGCTGGCAGGTTCTGTCGCCGGGCTGATGTCGGCCGGCTTCGCCGCGACGCTTTACGCCGCCCACTGCACCGACGATTCGCCGCTGTTCGTCGCCTGCTGGTATACGCTGGCAACGGCCTTGGTGGCGGGACTTGGCGCCTGGCTCGGTTCGCGCCTGCTGCGCTTCTGA
- a CDS encoding sigma-70 family RNA polymerase sigma factor, with the protein MRQHDDEWTDLMRSAVAGDRLAYHRLLKAVTPVLRATTRRGLARAGQSPDQAEDIVQDILLAVHLKRHTWDAEAPFAPWLFAIARNKLIDALRRIGRRVFVDIDEFTEILPGDAGEEPVPKFDLAAEVNGLPPRQRDVLASIAVENASIRETAQKFSMSEGAVRVALHRALAGLAARLRKD; encoded by the coding sequence GTGCGCCAGCACGACGACGAATGGACCGACCTGATGCGATCGGCCGTGGCAGGCGACCGGCTCGCCTATCACCGCCTGCTGAAGGCGGTGACGCCGGTGCTGCGGGCGACGACGAGGCGGGGGCTGGCACGTGCGGGTCAGTCCCCTGACCAGGCCGAGGACATCGTGCAGGACATCCTGCTTGCGGTGCATCTCAAGCGGCACACCTGGGACGCGGAAGCACCTTTCGCCCCCTGGCTGTTTGCGATTGCGCGCAACAAGCTGATCGACGCCCTGCGCCGGATCGGACGCCGGGTCTTTGTCGACATCGACGAATTCACCGAGATCCTGCCAGGCGACGCCGGCGAGGAGCCGGTGCCGAAGTTCGACCTGGCGGCAGAGGTCAATGGTCTGCCGCCGCGCCAGCGCGACGTGCTGGCCTCGATTGCGGTGGAGAACGCCTCGATTCGCGAGACGGCGCAGAAATTTTCAATGAGTGAAGGCGCGGTACGTGTTGCTCTGCACCGCGCTCTGGCCGGGCTCGCGGCCCGGCTGAGGAAGGACTGA
- a CDS encoding enoyl-CoA hydratase, which translates to MATFEHIIVEQKGAVGIIRLNRPKMLNALSFGVLREIAAAVDDLEADDAIGCILMTGSEKAFAAGADIKEMQPKGFIEMFNEDFTAIGGDRVARCRKPTVAAVSGYALGGGCELAMMCDIIVAADTAKFGQPEITLGTIPGLGGTQRLTRAIGKSKAMDLCLTGRMMDAAEAERSGLVSRIFPAEKLLDEAIAMAEKIASMSRPAAAIAKSAVNRALETTLAEGMSVERDLFRSTFALEDRSEGMAAFVEKRPPRFKNR; encoded by the coding sequence ATGGCCACTTTCGAACACATCATCGTCGAACAAAAAGGCGCGGTTGGCATCATCCGGCTCAACCGGCCGAAGATGCTCAATGCGCTGTCGTTCGGCGTCCTCCGCGAGATCGCCGCGGCGGTCGACGACCTCGAGGCCGACGACGCCATCGGCTGCATCCTGATGACCGGTAGCGAGAAGGCCTTCGCCGCCGGCGCCGACATCAAGGAGATGCAGCCCAAAGGCTTCATCGAGATGTTCAACGAGGACTTCACCGCCATCGGCGGCGACCGCGTTGCACGCTGCCGCAAGCCCACGGTTGCAGCTGTGAGCGGTTATGCTCTGGGCGGAGGCTGCGAGCTGGCGATGATGTGCGACATCATCGTCGCCGCCGATACCGCCAAATTCGGCCAGCCCGAGATCACGCTAGGCACCATTCCCGGCCTCGGCGGGACCCAGCGCCTGACCCGTGCCATCGGCAAGTCGAAGGCGATGGATCTGTGCCTGACCGGACGGATGATGGACGCCGCGGAGGCTGAACGGTCCGGCCTCGTCAGCCGCATTTTCCCCGCCGAAAAGCTGCTCGACGAAGCCATCGCCATGGCCGAGAAGATCGCATCGATGTCGCGTCCGGCTGCGGCGATCGCCAAGAGCGCCGTCAACCGTGCGCTCGAGACCACCCTCGCCGAGGGCATGAGCGTCGAGCGCGACCTCTTCCGCTCGACCTTTGCGCTGGAAGATCGTTCCGAGGGCATGGCCGCCTTTGTCGAGAAGCGTCCTCCGCGGTTCAAAAATCGTTGA
- a CDS encoding TolC family outer membrane protein, with translation MARRVRRDDSRREPARRLALSILVLGATLPGFASAETLQDALAKAYQNNPQLNGERARQRATDENVPQALAGYRPQLMASLSIGLQQVRNQLPDNSFQSAGLRPWTIGVTVSQVLFNGFKTANSVRVAEFQVRSGREALRNVGQGVLLDAVTAYMNVLANQALIEAQRANVNFLRETLAITRKRLDAGDVTPTDTAQAEARLNRGLADLNSAEVALAISRETYAQVIGQSPAGLVAAATVDRLSPPSLAESSSVARNENPAILSASYDVDVATTQISVAESSLLPQVSVQGSASHAIDTDLTLGTKRTDQASIIGQANVPIYDGGTAASQTRQAKEVASQSRLVLEQVRNQTRTAVASAWATNEGTKVALRAAESEVKAATVALEGVRREAQAGQRTTVDVLNAQQDLINAKSRQIQAQRDRVIASYTLLNAVGRLDVRTLGLNTPDYLPDVHYHQVRDAWHGLRTPDGK, from the coding sequence ATGGCCAGGCGCGTGAGGAGAGACGATTCCCGAAGGGAACCGGCCCGTCGGCTTGCGCTGAGCATTCTCGTCCTGGGCGCGACCCTGCCTGGCTTCGCATCCGCCGAGACGCTGCAGGACGCTCTGGCCAAAGCGTACCAGAACAATCCGCAGCTCAACGGCGAGCGTGCGCGACAACGTGCCACCGACGAGAATGTGCCGCAGGCCCTCGCCGGCTACCGGCCGCAGCTGATGGCGAGCCTGTCGATCGGGCTGCAGCAGGTTCGCAACCAGCTCCCCGACAACTCCTTCCAGAGCGCCGGGTTGCGGCCCTGGACCATCGGCGTCACCGTTAGCCAGGTGCTGTTCAACGGCTTCAAGACCGCCAACAGCGTCCGTGTCGCCGAATTCCAGGTGCGCTCGGGGCGGGAGGCGCTGCGCAACGTCGGCCAAGGCGTGCTGCTCGACGCGGTTACGGCTTATATGAACGTGCTCGCCAACCAGGCCCTGATCGAGGCCCAGCGCGCCAATGTGAACTTTCTGCGCGAGACGCTGGCCATCACCCGCAAACGGCTCGATGCCGGCGATGTGACGCCAACCGACACCGCCCAGGCCGAGGCCCGGCTCAATCGCGGCCTCGCCGATCTGAATTCGGCCGAGGTGGCGCTGGCGATCAGCCGCGAGACCTATGCCCAGGTGATCGGTCAGTCTCCGGCCGGCCTCGTCGCCGCCGCCACCGTCGACCGGCTCTCGCCGCCGAGCCTCGCCGAATCGTCCTCGGTGGCACGCAATGAGAATCCGGCGATCCTGTCCGCGAGCTACGACGTTGACGTAGCTACCACGCAGATCAGCGTCGCCGAAAGCAGTCTGTTGCCCCAGGTCAGCGTCCAGGGCAGCGCCAGCCACGCCATCGACACCGATCTCACCCTCGGCACCAAGCGTACCGACCAGGCCTCGATCATCGGCCAGGCCAATGTGCCGATCTATGACGGCGGTACCGCCGCCTCCCAGACCCGCCAGGCTAAAGAGGTCGCGTCACAGAGCCGCCTCGTGCTCGAGCAGGTGCGCAACCAGACCCGCACCGCGGTCGCCAGCGCCTGGGCCACCAACGAAGGCACCAAGGTGGCGCTGCGCGCCGCCGAATCGGAGGTGAAGGCCGCGACCGTGGCGCTCGAAGGCGTGCGCCGCGAGGCTCAGGCCGGCCAGCGCACCACGGTCGACGTACTCAACGCGCAGCAGGACCTGATCAACGCCAAGAGCCGCCAGATCCAGGCGCAGCGCGACCGGGTCATCGCATCCTACACCCTGCTCAACGCCGTCGGCCGGCTCGATGTCCGCACGCTGGGGCTGAACACGCCCGATTACCTGCCCGACGTTCATTATCATCAGGTCCGCGACGCCTGGCACGGCTTGCGCACGCCGGACGGCAAGTAG